One stretch of Arachis duranensis cultivar V14167 chromosome 1, aradu.V14167.gnm2.J7QH, whole genome shotgun sequence DNA includes these proteins:
- the LOC107480248 gene encoding uncharacterized protein LOC107480248, with amino-acid sequence MAQRWRSAAGHLRTVAAATRRGPSSFQSSCYHTIQAIPREFTGSRVSARERTQGRIPAVVFFQNLLEKDPTIRPSFSSKKHLVTVERKQIKTILKSPDDAFSFCSTRFPLQIRAGSGSSHLLESGTVLPIKIHRDEESGKVLNLVFVWAEDGMNLKVDVPVVFKGEDVCLGVQKGGMLNKIRTSVKYLCPSEHIPSKIEVDVSNLDIEDKIFIRDIEVHPSLKLLSKNENMPICKVVPTSLGHQAKEDQ; translated from the exons ATGGCGCAGCGGTGGCGCTCCGCCGCCGGTCACCTCAGAACGGTGGCGGCGGCTACCCGTCGGGGACCATCATCATTCCAGAGTTCTTGTTACCACACCATCCAAGCGATCCCGAGAGAGTTCACCGGCAGCAGAGTCTCTGCAAGGGAAAGAACGCAAGGTCGAATCCCTGCCGTGGTTTTCTTCCAGAACCTTCTAGAAAAGGATCCTACAATTCGGCCTTCATTTTCGTCGAAGAAGCATTTGGTCACCGTTGAGAGGAAGCAAATTAAGACCATACTCAAATCCCCTGACGACGCCTTTTCCTTTTGCTCCACACGTTTTCCTCTGCAGATCCGTGCTGGCTCAGGATCCTCCCATTTGCTTGAATCCGGAACTGTTCTTCCCATCAAG ATTCACAGGGACGAGGAGAGTGGGAAGGTTCTGAATCTGGTGTTTGTTTGGGCTGAAGATGGGATGAATTTGAAGGTTGATGTTCCGGTTGTGTTCAAAGGCGAAGATGTTTGTCTTGGTGTTCAGAAAG GGGGGATGTTAAATAAGATCAGAACTAGCGTAAAATATCTCTGTCCATCAGAGCACATTCCTTCGAAAATTGAGGTGGACGTGAGTAATCTTGATATTGAAGATAAGATATTCATCCGCGATATTGAGGTTCATCCATCCTTGAAGCTTCTGAGCAAGAATGAAAACATGCCCATATGTAAAGTAGTTCCAACAAGTTTGGGACACCAAGCAAAGGAGGATCAATGA